In the Cucurbita pepo subsp. pepo cultivar mu-cu-16 chromosome LG17, ASM280686v2, whole genome shotgun sequence genome, AGCGGGGTTCAGTTAGATGTTtatagttttgttttcttcattcGAATATTTCGAGTCCTTATTGGTTGAATCTATTGAACTTTGAGTCATGGTTTTTCAGGTTGGTATAAGATCAATATCTCAAGAAGGAAGAGACCAATGCAAAAGATTTGGAGTCGAGCTGTATGAAATGCGAACCTTTTCAAGAGATCGtgaatatttagaaaatttggtctgtctctgtctcttcTGTTACGAGTTCATCTCATTCCTGCATATCTATTTCAAGGCATTGTCCTAACTTTTTGCGATGTCGAATCATGCACAGAAACTGGGGGACGGTGTAAAGGGTGTTTACGTTTCAATAGACGTCGACTCTCTCGATCCAGCATTTGCTCCTGGAGTGTCCCATATTGAGCCAGGTGGTTTGTCTTTCCGTGATGTTCTGAACATCATCCACAATCTTAAAGGGGACATCGTGGGCGCAGACGTCGTCGAGTTCAACCCTCAGCGAGACACGGTCGATGGGATGACAGCCATGGTTGCTGCTAAATTGGTAAGAGAACTCACAGCCAAGATAGCAAAATGAAAGTTCAATCATTAGGATTCTAGCTACTATAAATACCTGTGTTTTGCTGAGGGAACTTTTTATCACCCATCATCCAGTAATAAGTGAACTCCTGAGTTATGAACATTATAAGGTCTTATCTGTATACTCCAGCCAACATGCTCACCCGTCCTGGATACGGTCgagttttcaaaagtttacTTATACTCTTAAaagttcttttaaaaatttcaaaaatacttttacgGCTAGTAtcacgtttaaaaaatattcatgaactgaactttaaaaaataacgtTAAGAAGTATGGAGATAATCTAGGAAGTATGGATATACGTTTTTGTCTATATATTAACGattgaactttttatttataaaaataaagagtattaatgttacttttaaaatttcataaatatttttaaacacggtattaataataaaattatttttaattttttttaaaaaatggaaggatattaatgaaatttaaaattaggttacttcaaactttattttttagtatcatcttaaaataaaggaaaataaaaagttataaaaagtTTACTCATATAGAcctttaattataatttattgacgaaaactaatttatacctctaaatttaaaaccttaaattagtaattgtataaaaaattataaaggaaaatttaaatttaaattggtataattattagtttaaatttttaattatatcatttctaaaatttagggtataaaaaatatatatttttttttggcgtaaaattaaattaatttttttttatttgcaaaTAGCTAACAAAAACACttggaatttgattttatttaaaaaggtaaaaacaataaatctttcaccaaaaaaataaaaaataaaaaaaaaaacgaaaaatttgtaataaaaaaaattgggtttcGTAAGtaacaaagaaaagagtttctctctcttcgaaTCCACGCCCCTGTCTGTTGCTCTCTCTCGCACCGGTCCCAACATCCATCGCCACGCCCCGTTGCCATCTCCCTTCGCTCGCAACCAGCATTCAGCTCTTTCTTCCTCAGATCTACACTCTCCATTTCCATCACTCTCaggttttcttctcttcttcatcgTGTATCAGTTTCAGAACGATTTATTCTGTATTCAGACAGATTCACAACGCCGATTCTCGCTCCCTATCTTGTTCTCGTTCATTTCTGTTTCGATTTTCTTGTTGTCTTCTGTTATATGAGCCAAATTTATGCTCTTGGTTATTTTCACCAATTGTTAAGGCCTCTATTTGGTTTCTTAGGTGTCAATTTGCTGGTTTACAATCCATTTTGTTTCGATCTCTGCCCGGTGCCCTTCGTTGAATCTCGCGGGAGTCTTTCTGGAGGTTTTTCTTATGCATTTCCCTGTTGATTTTGATAtgtatggattttttttttctgtgatTATTCAGCTAAATTTTCGTTGTTTGGTAGGATTTTGTTTATTCCTGAATAATTTGCACTCAATTTGTGGTGGAGTGTGCTgaatttcgttttttttttttttttttttttttggagtgtGTTAAAATAATGGAAACTAAGCGTGTTGAATTTAGGAATTTATGACGTTGTGTTTCGATAGTTCTATCCATTTTAATCATTTGGTTTGGAATTCGATGTTTATTGAATTCATCGTAGTGTGTTCGTGGTAAGTGGAATTGTGGAAAGTAGCGAAGTCGATGgaatatggtttttttttcccgGTTACTCAACTATCAAAAGTTATTCTATTCCTTTCCATCTATAATATCCACAGTAAAACTTTGGTTGTATTTATCGGAAGAATTttggcttttctttttaaaagcTAGGTTTGTAGGATCCCCCTTGAAAGAGATTCTTAATGGTATGCGGTGTTCTATAGTAAATATGGTTTGAATGAGTTTTGATGGGTTGCCTCAACTCATAGCACAATCAGAAGAAATTGCCCTTGGAATTTTGTGGTTAAGGGTAAGAGAAGATGTCTGAATTCGCTTACCATAGAAATTGGGCATGGGAAAAATACTAGTTTCTGGTTTACTTGTTGGGCAGTGTGTAAACctctaaaaaatttctttctcaGACAACCCAAATTTGTGCACTAAAGACATGGCTATGACTAATCTACAAGATGAAGGAGGAGGAAAGTGGAAGCTTTTCTTTCAGAGTCCTTTTGTATGGAAGGGAAATCGAGGAGTTAACCAACCTCATCATCCTTCTGGAGAAACAGACAATAAATAACCTCTCGATCACCTATTACTGTGGACACTACACTAATCTGGAACTACACTTGTAGCTTGgaattttatttcctttctgATAGAGCATTTTTATGGATCAGAATTTGTACAAATGCATCGGGTTTGTTGTTGGGGGCCTCAATATAGCAACCGAGATTCAAGGAAGAAATCCTCACGTTAGTTCATCAGTCTTTTTCTGCTATGTCAGAAACAAGGGGGGAATCTTCATCATCTCTTCCTCCATTGTTCTTATGCCCAAGTCCTCTGGTTCTCTCTTTTGCAAAATTTGATCATGTTTGGTGCTTCCCCAAAAAATTCATGGCAGCTCTAGAGTAACCTCTTCTTGACCGTCCCTCTTTGAATAAAAGGAAACATGATTTTGGGAGGTGTGGTTCAGATACCATACATTTCGGAgatcaatctctctctctctctctctcttattcttcttcttcttcttcttcttcttctttggtaactgcagtttttaatttttaatttatttaacccTTGGCTATATCTGTTCATTTCCTTATCACCCACTCTTGTTAATTTTAGTTGTTTTGGAATATATGTTCATACCTTCCCTTAATTTATATCTAGTTGAGAGTTTTTTAACACCCTTGAAAGATGCTTGCATCCCTTTTATATGTTTCATCATGATGCTAGTGGATATCTGATTTCAttccatttctctctttaGCAAGCAACTTTGTGCTATTGTATTCTCATTACCatggaagatttttttttcttcaatgttgatctcattttcttattttaaccATTATTGTAGGATAGAGTTAAATGGATGGACCAACTGGTCGTGGCGGCGGCATGGATATGAATTTACCGAACTATAAGCTTGGGAAAACCCTTGGCATTGGTTCATTTGGGAAAGTGAAAATTGCAGAGCATGCTTTAACTGGTCATAAAGTTGCTATTAAGATACTTAACCGCCGGAAGATAAAAAACTTGGACATGGAAGAAAAAGGTTTGGTTCTTTCTTGAATTGTGGACACATTTCTTCTTTAAGCAttatcatcaaattcattAATCTGTGAAAATTCCGTCATTAGgattttcatcattttgattgcagggtttgtttttaaaaacaagTTGATTATTTCTCCCTTGATCTTATTTTACTTGATTGGAGTTCCTTTATGTTGTTTGGTTNTTTGTATGCCcgtgtattctttcatttttcctgAATGGAAGTTCACttattcattattaaaaaaaaaaaggttaagtTCAAATTTCCTAAGTTCTTCCTACTTAGAATTCTTAATTTGTTTAGATGGTTCGCTTGTTAGATCATGATTATATCATCTTTTTATGAAGTTGGTTTGGTTTGAGGCTTATGCTTTTTTTTGTTCGCTATctggattttgaaatttagtttttctttcacattctGTTACATCATGAATGTATcgtattttttatatagttggttttgaatttgagGCTTATGCCTTCTTCTTGCTATGAATTTTATGCAGTAAGGAGagagattaaaatattgagaTTGTTCATGCATCCTCACATTATACGGCTCTATGAAGTTATAGAGACCCCGACAGACATTTATGTTGTGATGGAGTACGTAAAATCTGGAGAGCTCTTTGATTATATTGTAGAAAAGGGAAGGTTGCAGGAAGATGAAGCCCGTATTTTTTTCCAACAGGTAAGTGGCAATTGTAATTCTAAACCTTGGTTGCAACTTGCAATTCGTGATACTTCTATCTGAGTTATGACGTGGGCTATCAACTTTCATGGAACAGATAATTTCTGGTGTGGAGTACTGCCACAGGAATATGGTGGTGCACAGAGATCTTAAGCCTGAGAATTTGCTTTTGGACTCCAAATGTAATGTGAAGATTGCTGATTTTGGTTTGAGCAATATAATGCGTGATGGTCACTTTCTGAAGACAAGTTGTGGGAGTCCCAATTATGCTGCTCCAGAGGTAGGTTTATTGCAGGGTAGTAACTCCCGAGGAACTGATTCCGTTTTGTTGGGTTTCAATTTAACAGCcacaactttttaattttatatttaggtAATCTCCGGGAAATTATATGCTGGACCTGAAGTAGATGTATGGAGTTGTGGTGTTATTTTGTATGCGCTTCTATGTGGCACTCTTCCTTTTGACGATGAAAACATTCCCAACctgtttaagaaaataaaggtATTTCTagatttatttccattttgcttaatttttgttattgttgGAATATAGTATCTTGGCAATCTTGAGCTTCTGCTTGGAATTATTTTCCTCTTAATGTTAGTATTTTCAGATATGGTCGGTTATTTTCAGATTCTCAAGGAAAATAACTgccttttataatttaatagtaTGAGGCATTGGAGAAATATTGATTTATCTTAGATGTCAATTTCATGTACTTGGACTCTCCCTTATTGTGGCCAAGTTGTCTCtgttttacctatttaatttaatataatataatataccTGGCAGTTAATTCAAACTGTCTGGAGAATGATGAAAACTCCAAATCTTAACTGAAATTTTGCTGTCTTTTAGGGTGGGATCTATACTCTTCCAAGTCATTTATCGTCAGGTGCTAGAGAACTGATTCCTAGTATGCTGGTCGTTGACCCAATGAAGCGCATCACCATCCCTGAGATCCGACAGCACCCGTGGTTTCAGGCTCATCTTCCACGCTATTTAGCTGTGCCTCCACCCGATACAATGCAACAAGCCAAAAAGGTTtggtaataaaaatttaataaatatccCCAAAAAAATCTTCTTTAAGCAATATCTTGAGAAGCCtttaatttcttgaattttcattatCTTATATTTGTAGTACtatattttatcatataaaaaGGTTTATTTGCAGTTTTTTTATTGGGCACCTAAAAAACATTTGCATTAATTTGCACTTTGTGCTTAAGATTGAAAGGATTCTTGCACTTTAGTTTTCCTTGTGCTTTAGAAAAAATGCTTAGGTTTACTTTTTGTTATAATACTCTGTTTTTATGATGCTACTGGCAgagttcattaattttttcttatgcCAAGATTCCTGATGAATTAGCCGACTCTCGatagtttattttcttttgaaatcgACTGCCCTATGAGAACATTTGTAGAACTTGCATAAGGAAAACCACTGAATTCACTACTTCGGATTGTAGGCAGGGAAATATAAGAACTTTTTAAGGTTCTGTATGTCTTTCTAAATCATGATATATTAGATTAGGATTTGTAGGTCTGAATGTATTCCTTTGTATTTTACCTTTCTGCTCCACGTAGTTAGACcataaatttttcttcttcttctgcattACAGTTTTCACTTATAATTGTGatgaatcaataaaatatatgtcgACCTAAAATACATTGGATAgctaaatatgtttttgttcttgaaaagTCTGTTTatcactattttttaattagggtttctttGGAAGTCAGGTTGAAACtagtttacatttttttatatggaaAACATGCTATTATTTCATAATATGAAATACTACAAAAGACAGGGAAGATAATGGCAAGCCAAAAGAGTCTTACAGAAACACCTCCAGTATGTCATTAAGGAAGATAAACTGTAGTTTTGAAAGTAAAGAGTGTTTTTACACCAGCTGAGAGCCAAGCAAGTGGATCCATAAAGCTATCAGAAGGCTTCCCTATATCATTGAAGATGCGGTTGTTTCTCTCCATCCACGTTGACCATAAGAATGCCCTGATAATGGagcttcttttctcttttaaatgATAGCCTCTGATAGGGTGACGGCTAGCATAACTTGAATATTTCTAGGATTGACTGTATACCATCCAAAGAAGGAAATCACAGCTTTCCAAAAGGATTTTGCAAATTGACAAGCAGTGAAGGGATAATAAGCCAAGGGGATCTTCATTGCAAGCTGTCGAATGTGTTTATGCAAGTGTGACTTAGTTCTCTTATAAATAACTTTATCTTCATAGGGTGCTTTCCTTTCCAAATGCTTTCACGGAGCTGTGGGCATGTACTTGTAACCTTTGATGCAAGGCTCTGTGTTAAACACATGGTGGTGATATAAATCTTTAGGGTCAATTTGCGACTGGCAAGCATCACTATTCTTGTTGTAATTTATGAAGGAAAGTGTGCAGTAGGGTTGCAGTTTgcattattcaaaattttaaagaatttttattatgtagAAATTGGTAGGACACTTCTTTAAAACAGTtcttaataagaaaataggaacagtattttattgttctctcatgttttatt is a window encoding:
- the LOC111778692 gene encoding SNF1-related protein kinase catalytic subunit alpha KIN10 — its product is MDGPTGRGGGMDMNLPNYKLGKTLGIGSFGKVKIAEHALTGHKVAIKILNRRKIKNLDMEEKVRREIKILRLFMHPHIIRLYEVIETPTDIYVVMEYVKSGELFDYIVEKGRLQEDEARIFFQQIISGVEYCHRNMVVHRDLKPENLLLDSKCNVKIADFGLSNIMRDGHFLKTSCGSPNYAAPEVISGKLYAGPEVDVWSCGVILYALLCGTLPFDDENIPNLFKKIKGGIYTLPSHLSSGARELIPSMLVVDPMKRITIPEIRQHPWFQAHLPRYLAVPPPDTMQQAKKIDEDILQEVVKMGFDRNQLVESLRNRIQNEATVAYYLLLDNRFRVSSGYLGAEFQETMETGFNRMHPGEPTSPVVGHRHPGYMDYQGMGLRSQFPVERKWALGLQSRAHPREIMTEVLKALRELNVAWKKIGHYNMKCRWLPGIPGHHEGMINSPVHSNHYFGDESTIIENDGVVKLPNVIKFEVQLYKTREEKYLLDLQRVQGPQFLFLDLCAAFLAQLRVL